In one window of Myxococcaceae bacterium JPH2 DNA:
- a CDS encoding peptidoglycan-binding protein → MSTSWEDFLTELGGGESAARLSLDPVPREGGGGMERAAQSVPSSWMDSAAESEPEAMRARFQAMHGLEAGMERFERGLALASLPAEDPFEDPQRMTRELEPRVRAVRARLALLGYSVRDVTSHRLDAPLRREVRRFQEEAGIVQDGWVGLETWMALQALITLEPPLDLSHWLLPGDEPRPALVRALALRLRMLGFEAPATARAKALREPLARFKAVVRTLGLDGGSALTDRAALELAFDDDALLSLGHMLQTPLLVEGSEDESEAVRFIRRLVRSELWLLGYDVGALDSRTDTDVGRRLLREALVAFWRDQEHSDAELAARGGRIDEALVKALAAEHSHAEVAPELVARFVAENPQEMKDVWTHTISRDPIFFLWDGLSRGARWLGRRLTMVGDSLTTVASVLAKGVAHAKTFWWNLVRYAYQHASVVFTTLRKAMAMFVEGINPFLAGEMRVGAGNGLVACRLRLDGDLCVVVGPDAEPPRLQDLTERLTRVGLCLRVGARAMALLTRETLQLFSGGAGWIPLLTQLVDDARRWNALLEELVSLQEPPPVEIIEVSPWRKVAIVGATALVLGALAWLRFHH, encoded by the coding sequence GTGAGCACCTCGTGGGAGGACTTCCTCACGGAGCTGGGGGGCGGTGAGTCTGCGGCGCGGTTGAGCCTGGACCCCGTCCCTCGGGAGGGTGGGGGCGGCATGGAACGGGCGGCGCAGTCCGTGCCGTCCTCGTGGATGGACTCGGCGGCGGAGAGCGAGCCCGAGGCGATGCGCGCGCGCTTCCAGGCGATGCACGGGCTGGAGGCGGGGATGGAGCGCTTCGAGCGGGGCCTGGCGCTGGCGTCACTGCCCGCCGAGGATCCGTTCGAGGATCCGCAACGGATGACGCGCGAATTGGAGCCGCGGGTCCGCGCGGTCCGAGCGCGGCTGGCGCTCCTGGGGTACTCCGTGCGGGACGTGACGAGCCACCGCCTGGATGCCCCGCTTCGTCGCGAGGTGCGGCGCTTCCAGGAGGAGGCTGGGATTGTCCAGGACGGTTGGGTGGGGCTGGAGACGTGGATGGCGCTCCAGGCGCTCATCACCCTGGAGCCTCCGCTCGACCTGTCCCACTGGCTGCTGCCTGGGGATGAGCCGAGGCCGGCGCTCGTGCGCGCGCTGGCGCTGCGCTTGCGCATGCTGGGCTTCGAGGCTCCCGCGACCGCTCGGGCGAAGGCCCTGCGCGAGCCATTGGCCCGCTTCAAGGCGGTGGTCCGGACGCTGGGGCTCGATGGCGGGAGCGCGCTGACGGACCGGGCCGCGCTGGAGCTGGCGTTCGACGATGACGCGCTGCTGTCGCTCGGGCACATGTTGCAGACGCCGTTGCTCGTGGAGGGCTCGGAGGATGAGTCGGAGGCCGTGCGGTTCATCCGCCGGCTGGTGCGCTCCGAGCTGTGGTTGCTTGGCTATGACGTGGGCGCGCTCGACTCGCGCACGGACACGGACGTGGGGCGGCGGTTGTTGCGCGAGGCGCTCGTCGCCTTCTGGCGCGACCAGGAGCACTCGGACGCGGAGCTGGCGGCGCGGGGGGGGCGCATCGACGAAGCGCTGGTGAAGGCCCTGGCGGCCGAGCATTCGCACGCGGAGGTGGCGCCGGAGCTTGTCGCGCGCTTCGTGGCGGAGAACCCGCAGGAGATGAAGGACGTGTGGACGCACACCATCTCGCGCGACCCCATCTTCTTCCTCTGGGATGGGCTCTCCCGAGGCGCGCGCTGGCTGGGGCGACGGCTGACGATGGTGGGCGACTCGCTCACGACGGTGGCCTCGGTGCTGGCGAAGGGGGTCGCGCACGCGAAGACCTTCTGGTGGAACCTCGTCCGCTACGCGTACCAGCACGCCAGCGTGGTGTTCACGACGCTGCGCAAGGCCATGGCGATGTTCGTCGAGGGCATCAATCCCTTCCTCGCGGGGGAGATGCGGGTGGGTGCTGGCAACGGCCTCGTGGCGTGCCGGCTGCGACTCGATGGTGACCTCTGCGTCGTCGTGGGCCCCGACGCCGAGCCGCCGCGCTTGCAAGACCTGACCGAGCGACTCACGCGCGTGGGGCTGTGTCTGCGCGTGGGGGCTCGCGCGATGGCCCTGCTCACGCGCGAGACACTGCAGCTCTTCTCCGGGGGCGCTGGCTGGATTCCCCTGCTGACCCAACTGGTGGATGACGCTCGGCGCTGGAACGCGCTCCTGGAAGAGTTGGTGTCTCTGCAGGAGCCTCCTCCCGTGGAGATCATCGAAGTGTCGCCGTGGCGGAAGGTGGCCATCGTTGGCGCCACGGCGTTGGTGCTGGGCGCGTTGGCGTGGCTGCGATTCCACCACTAG
- a CDS encoding tetratricopeptide repeat protein, whose product MAQSDLYRRGYEQLKAGNYEEAKRLFRENEAASGTTAATQALLKQADAKLREGDLKQAATLFDQVLDRNPSIPEVYQGLARISLFTGDGDSARVHATAAVRLGPGQGLSWTLMGLVHEAAGEVETALQHLQKGAELSPTVFLCQFNLGRVLAAAGRGAWGILPLKQATELEPNNPDGFYTLGMAYKQTRQFENSLRAFEKARDLAPTNVDMWATLADVLFELKEYKAARDVLDHGLARCGDHPALLEKALAASMMLSDTEAGVGYVERELKVAPNYEQAWLNLANLTLLEKDFERSEQAARELLKRNPKSWEAYFHLGNLFEAVPVEKEAEDAYRKAVELAPDNWKPLTNLAGLLIQMNNPAKNAEAVPLLEKALKVAPAGDWTVMYNLALAHTKLGQRDRAMELARRIQQEAPAGNDMAEQARRLESNLKEAAARSR is encoded by the coding sequence ATGGCCCAGAGTGACCTGTACCGCCGTGGGTATGAGCAGCTGAAGGCTGGGAATTACGAAGAGGCCAAGCGCCTCTTCCGCGAGAACGAGGCCGCGTCCGGCACCACCGCCGCGACGCAGGCCCTTCTGAAGCAAGCCGACGCGAAGCTGCGCGAGGGCGACCTGAAGCAGGCCGCCACCCTCTTCGACCAGGTCCTCGACCGCAATCCGTCCATCCCCGAGGTGTACCAAGGCCTCGCGCGCATCAGCCTCTTCACGGGCGACGGCGACTCGGCCCGCGTGCACGCCACCGCCGCGGTGCGCCTGGGCCCCGGCCAAGGACTGTCGTGGACGCTGATGGGCCTGGTGCACGAGGCCGCGGGCGAGGTGGAGACCGCGCTCCAGCACCTGCAGAAGGGCGCGGAGCTGTCTCCCACGGTGTTCCTGTGCCAGTTCAACCTGGGCCGCGTGCTCGCCGCCGCGGGACGGGGCGCGTGGGGAATCCTGCCGCTCAAGCAGGCCACCGAGCTGGAGCCGAACAACCCGGACGGCTTCTACACGCTGGGCATGGCTTACAAGCAGACGCGCCAGTTCGAGAACTCGCTGCGCGCCTTCGAGAAGGCCCGCGACCTGGCGCCCACCAACGTGGACATGTGGGCCACGCTCGCGGACGTGCTCTTCGAGCTGAAGGAGTACAAGGCCGCGCGCGACGTGCTGGACCACGGGCTCGCGCGCTGTGGCGACCATCCGGCCCTGCTGGAGAAGGCGCTCGCCGCGTCGATGATGCTCTCCGACACCGAGGCCGGCGTGGGCTACGTGGAGCGCGAGCTGAAGGTCGCGCCCAACTACGAGCAGGCCTGGCTGAACCTCGCCAACCTGACGCTGCTGGAGAAGGACTTCGAGCGCAGCGAGCAGGCCGCGCGCGAGCTGCTCAAGCGCAACCCCAAGAGCTGGGAGGCGTACTTCCACCTGGGCAACCTCTTCGAGGCCGTGCCCGTGGAGAAGGAAGCCGAGGACGCGTACCGCAAGGCGGTGGAGCTGGCGCCGGACAACTGGAAGCCGCTCACCAACCTCGCCGGCCTGCTCATCCAGATGAACAACCCGGCGAAGAACGCCGAGGCCGTTCCGCTCCTGGAGAAGGCGCTGAAGGTCGCGCCAGCGGGCGACTGGACCGTGATGTACAACCTGGCGCTCGCGCACACCAAGCTGGGACAGCGTGACCGCGCCATGGAGCTGGCCCGCCGCATCCAGCAGGAAGCGCCCGCGGGGAACGACATGGCCGAGCAGGCGCGGCGGCTCGAGTCCAACCTGAAGGAAGCGGCGGCGCGCTCCCGCTGA
- a CDS encoding class I SAM-dependent methyltransferase has translation MRFFLLTACLSLAGCAHTASPDASTPVTTASVASSARAIVDAADRLDADRALDAGRHPAEMLEFIGVRPGMKVAEVMAGGGYTTELLARAVGPEGVVYGHNPKWVLERFAENPWSERLARPINQRVVRVDRELDSPLPPEATGLDAVVSNAIYHDTVWTGTDRAKMNATIFQSLKPGGVYVVIDSSAKAGTGVADVQTLHRIDEQAVRAEVLAAGFQLAGESAAWRNPEDTRDWSASPSAAGARRGTGDRFALKFVKPAK, from the coding sequence ATGCGCTTCTTCCTGCTCACTGCCTGTCTCTCCCTCGCGGGGTGTGCCCACACCGCCTCGCCCGATGCGTCCACCCCCGTCACCACGGCGTCCGTCGCGTCCTCGGCGCGCGCCATCGTCGATGCGGCGGATCGGCTCGACGCGGACCGCGCCCTGGACGCCGGCCGTCACCCGGCCGAGATGCTGGAGTTCATCGGCGTGCGGCCCGGCATGAAGGTCGCCGAGGTGATGGCGGGCGGCGGATACACCACGGAGTTGCTCGCCCGCGCGGTGGGCCCCGAGGGCGTCGTCTATGGCCACAATCCGAAGTGGGTGCTGGAGCGCTTCGCGGAGAATCCGTGGAGCGAGCGGCTGGCGCGCCCCATCAACCAGCGCGTGGTGCGCGTGGACCGCGAGCTCGACTCGCCGCTGCCGCCCGAGGCGACGGGCCTGGACGCGGTGGTGAGCAACGCCATCTACCACGACACCGTCTGGACGGGGACCGACCGCGCCAAGATGAACGCGACCATCTTCCAGTCGCTCAAGCCCGGCGGCGTCTACGTCGTCATCGACTCCAGCGCGAAGGCGGGCACGGGCGTCGCGGACGTGCAGACGCTGCACCGCATTGACGAGCAGGCCGTGCGCGCCGAGGTGCTCGCGGCGGGCTTCCAGCTCGCGGGCGAGAGCGCGGCGTGGCGCAACCCCGAGGACACGCGCGACTGGAGCGCGAGCCCGAGCGCGGCCGGCGCGCGCCGTGGCACCGGTGACCGCTTCGCGCTCAAGTTCGTGAAGCCCGCGAAGTAG
- a CDS encoding AAA family ATPase codes for MKLTRLEIHGYREVAPGTVLTFGPAHNLVLGDNGTGRTTLLELISQVLRADFSTMRHEPFSLAWRVELPGMTLDMVVRNLPATPDAVTVPVVTPRLALALPPSEPDTGLHPYLEADVRLSGPDTRLRVRADASGLGCEVDGVSVWSRGMHWSVLDRTVWTLLFMGAQYIDRGLRERLRELLRRTFLLSPSRFDEALGTFERIGTHRYAMESHGDDVFPLGLMALPTWLPGWLRRQVEREPPREALEFAHDELERNFLARFVELAGFASGTMRVEVLERRDYEDGGRLAFGRFSFRFTRRDGTTRSQEQLGHGQKRLLSFLYYLDVNEDFVIADELPNGLHPRHVATCVDELGARQAFLTSQNPLLLEHVTFRSAQDLRRSVIHCAVEQGPGPERLRWSQPDADVATRLFPPWCDAPHGRGALLRTHGLG; via the coding sequence ATGAAGCTCACGCGGCTGGAGATCCATGGCTACCGCGAGGTCGCGCCCGGGACGGTGCTCACGTTCGGGCCCGCGCACAACCTGGTGCTGGGTGACAACGGCACGGGCCGCACCACGCTGCTGGAGCTCATCTCCCAGGTGCTGCGCGCGGACTTCTCCACGATGCGCCACGAGCCCTTCTCGCTCGCGTGGCGCGTGGAGCTTCCTGGCATGACGCTGGACATGGTCGTGCGCAACCTGCCCGCCACGCCGGACGCAGTGACCGTGCCCGTCGTCACGCCGCGCCTCGCGCTCGCGCTGCCGCCCTCCGAGCCCGACACCGGACTGCACCCCTACCTGGAGGCCGATGTCCGGCTCTCCGGCCCGGACACGCGGCTGCGCGTGCGCGCAGATGCCTCGGGGCTGGGCTGCGAGGTGGATGGCGTGTCGGTCTGGTCGCGAGGCATGCACTGGTCCGTGTTGGACCGCACGGTGTGGACGCTGCTCTTCATGGGCGCGCAGTACATCGACCGCGGCCTGCGCGAGCGGCTGCGCGAACTCCTGCGCCGCACGTTCCTCCTGTCGCCGTCGCGCTTCGACGAGGCGCTCGGGACGTTCGAGCGCATTGGCACGCATCGCTACGCGATGGAGTCGCACGGCGACGACGTGTTCCCCTTGGGGCTCATGGCCCTGCCCACGTGGCTGCCGGGCTGGCTGCGCCGGCAGGTGGAGCGTGAGCCTCCGCGCGAGGCGCTGGAGTTCGCCCACGATGAGCTGGAGCGGAACTTCCTGGCGCGGTTCGTGGAACTGGCGGGGTTCGCCTCGGGGACGATGCGGGTGGAGGTGCTGGAGCGACGCGACTACGAGGATGGAGGGAGGCTGGCCTTCGGTCGCTTCAGCTTCCGCTTCACGCGGCGGGATGGCACCACGCGGAGCCAGGAGCAGCTCGGTCACGGGCAGAAGCGACTCTTGTCCTTCCTGTACTACCTGGACGTGAACGAGGACTTCGTCATCGCGGACGAGCTGCCCAACGGCTTGCATCCCCGTCACGTCGCGACCTGCGTGGACGAGCTGGGCGCGCGACAGGCCTTTCTCACCAGCCAGAACCCGCTGTTGCTCGAACACGTCACGTTCCGCTCGGCCCAGGACCTGCGCCGCTCCGTCATCCACTGCGCGGTGGAGCAAGGCCCCGGCCCCGAGCGTCTGCGCTGGAGTCAGCCCGACGCGGACGTGGCTACCCGCCTCTTCCCCCCGTGGTGCGATGCTCCTCATGGTCGCGGCGCATTGCTGCGCACCCATGGCCTCGGGTGA
- a CDS encoding YafY family transcriptional regulator, with translation MSRAERLLDLLQHLRRQRGPVSGSTLAEELGVSLRTLYRDIASLQTQGARIEGEPGFGYVLRPGFTLPPLMFSEEELEALVLGSRWVAHRADGRLGRAASDALAKIAAVLPADLREELESTTLLVGPGDPIIAGDIDLGALRRAIREERKVVISYRDKTDAPSTRTLWPFAVGFFDRVRVIVAWCELREGFRHFRVDRISTLETTETRYPRPRRELLRTWFESERIPPQ, from the coding sequence GTGTCTCGCGCGGAACGACTGCTCGACCTGCTTCAACACCTCCGACGTCAGCGAGGCCCCGTCAGCGGCTCCACCTTGGCGGAGGAGTTGGGCGTCAGCCTGCGCACGCTCTACCGGGACATCGCCAGCCTCCAGACCCAGGGCGCTCGCATCGAGGGAGAGCCCGGCTTCGGCTACGTCCTGCGCCCGGGCTTCACCCTGCCCCCGCTGATGTTCTCCGAGGAGGAACTGGAGGCGCTGGTGCTCGGCTCGCGCTGGGTGGCGCACCGAGCGGACGGACGCCTGGGGCGCGCGGCGAGCGACGCCCTCGCCAAGATTGCCGCCGTGCTGCCCGCCGACCTTCGCGAGGAGCTGGAGTCCACGACCCTGCTCGTGGGCCCGGGAGACCCCATCATCGCGGGAGACATCGACCTGGGCGCCCTGCGCCGAGCCATCCGCGAGGAGCGCAAGGTCGTCATCTCCTACCGCGACAAGACAGACGCCCCGAGCACCCGGACCCTCTGGCCCTTCGCCGTGGGCTTCTTCGACCGCGTGCGAGTCATCGTCGCGTGGTGCGAGCTGCGCGAGGGCTTCCGCCACTTCCGGGTGGACCGCATCAGCACCCTGGAAACCACCGAGACGCGCTACCCCCGGCCCCGTCGGGAACTCCTGCGCACCTGGTTCGAGTCCGAGCGCATCCCACCCCAGTAG
- a CDS encoding VOC family protein yields the protein MATPNFILLYVDNPTASAAFYANLLGQPPVEASPTFAMFALPSGYMLGLWARHTVEPAASGTVGGSELAFTVPDADAVRAWHADWKGRGLPIAQAPTEMDFGHTFVALDPDGHRLRVFAPGAP from the coding sequence ATGGCCACGCCCAACTTCATCCTGCTCTACGTCGACAACCCCACCGCCAGCGCCGCCTTCTACGCGAACCTCCTGGGCCAGCCGCCCGTCGAGGCCTCCCCCACCTTCGCCATGTTCGCGCTGCCCTCCGGGTACATGCTGGGCCTCTGGGCCAGGCATACCGTGGAGCCCGCTGCCAGCGGCACGGTGGGCGGCAGCGAGCTGGCCTTCACCGTCCCGGACGCCGACGCCGTCCGGGCATGGCACGCGGACTGGAAAGGCCGAGGACTCCCCATCGCCCAGGCCCCCACCGAGATGGACTTCGGCCACACCTTCGTCGCGCTCGACCCGGACGGGCACCGCCTCCGCGTCTTCGCGCCGGGTGCGCCGTGA
- a CDS encoding EVE domain-containing protein has protein sequence MSQGWLAVASEEHVLRGRQGGFMQVCHGKGAPLRRLHPGDRVVYYSPTVTFQGKDTLQAFTALGIVKAGEPYRFDMGGGFIPFRRDVSWLAARTAPIRPLLDVLDFSAGMRNWGYRLRGGLIPLSEHDLALISSAMGAPGSSMLTQEREMASSSSPWM, from the coding sequence GTGAGTCAGGGCTGGCTGGCGGTGGCCTCCGAGGAGCACGTCCTCCGAGGCCGCCAAGGCGGCTTCATGCAGGTCTGCCACGGCAAGGGAGCGCCACTGCGACGCCTCCATCCGGGAGACCGGGTGGTCTATTACTCGCCCACGGTGACGTTTCAGGGAAAGGACACGCTCCAGGCCTTCACGGCGCTCGGCATCGTGAAGGCAGGCGAGCCCTACCGCTTCGACATGGGCGGCGGCTTCATCCCTTTCCGCCGAGACGTGAGCTGGTTGGCGGCGAGAACCGCACCCATCCGCCCGCTCTTGGATGTCTTGGATTTCTCAGCGGGCATGCGCAACTGGGGCTATCGCCTGCGCGGCGGCTTGATTCCTCTCAGCGAGCACGACCTGGCGCTCATCTCCTCCGCGATGGGAGCGCCCGGCTCCAGCATGCTGACTCAGGAACGAGAGATGGCGTCCTCGAGCAGCCCCTGGATGTAG
- a CDS encoding kinetoplast-associated protein yields MAARNRSTEETKAAFDDMSRKVRNKPVIPSKEQDARNTHARSVLTGVAGLTAESAVKKVTEAGLTINKTLGGINEQVISLVEELKKLDEAIRLKTEELAALHGRDVAASAIDVLVAEYDRRKADLHVELERMQKEAAESRARFQAELTAEREAAEVARKRSDEAYVYDIQLHRKKEQDAFQEVLRQQSAQERDRKEKLEKDWATREEALALREKELTDLRKQVADFPAVTKREVDAASAIVGNRVKSEWELKFTLAQKDAETAQRVAGMEVSSLKETNVRQAAALQALQAELAEAKRQVQTIAEKALESASGARALAEVQGVIASREYSKNK; encoded by the coding sequence ATGGCCGCGCGCAATCGTTCTACCGAGGAGACCAAGGCTGCTTTTGATGACATGTCTCGCAAGGTTCGAAACAAGCCTGTCATTCCGTCGAAGGAGCAGGACGCTCGGAATACCCACGCGCGCAGCGTGCTGACGGGCGTGGCGGGGCTCACGGCCGAGTCAGCCGTGAAGAAGGTGACCGAGGCGGGGCTCACCATCAACAAGACGCTCGGTGGCATCAACGAGCAGGTGATTTCGCTCGTGGAGGAGCTGAAGAAGCTGGATGAGGCCATCCGGCTGAAGACCGAGGAGCTGGCGGCGCTGCATGGCCGAGACGTGGCCGCGAGTGCCATCGACGTGCTGGTGGCCGAGTACGACCGGCGCAAGGCGGACCTGCACGTGGAGCTGGAGCGGATGCAGAAGGAGGCGGCGGAGTCCCGCGCGCGCTTCCAGGCCGAGCTGACGGCGGAGCGAGAGGCGGCCGAGGTCGCGCGCAAGCGGTCCGACGAGGCGTATGTCTATGACATCCAGCTCCACCGCAAGAAGGAGCAGGACGCGTTCCAGGAGGTGCTGCGGCAGCAGTCGGCCCAGGAGCGCGACCGCAAGGAGAAGCTGGAGAAGGACTGGGCCACGCGTGAGGAGGCGCTGGCTCTGCGTGAGAAGGAATTGACGGACCTGCGCAAGCAGGTGGCGGACTTCCCGGCGGTGACGAAGCGCGAGGTGGATGCGGCCTCGGCGATTGTCGGCAACCGGGTGAAGTCGGAGTGGGAGTTGAAGTTCACGCTGGCGCAGAAGGACGCGGAGACGGCGCAGCGCGTGGCGGGGATGGAGGTGTCCTCGCTGAAGGAGACGAACGTGCGTCAGGCCGCGGCGCTCCAGGCCCTCCAGGCCGAGCTGGCGGAGGCGAAGCGCCAGGTGCAGACCATCGCCGAGAAGGCGCTGGAGTCCGCCTCGGGAGCCCGCGCGCTGGCGGAGGTCCAGGGCGTCATCGCGAGCCGCGAGTACAGCAAGAACAAGTAG
- a CDS encoding NAD(P)H-binding protein, with protein sequence MIVVTGANGNVGSALVRNLRRAGHATRAVTRDAKRTVVPEGTEVVTGDLTKAESLRPALQGAQALFLLMTAGDVANRVDLPAVLALAREAGVKRAVVVSSLLAGTHPHTVPGGGALMGEQLVRESGLEWTILRPWEFASNVMAWVPSIQAEGVVRVVTSGLASAAVHPGDIADVAFHALTEPGHAGAIYPLTGPQALTPQQKVHALSVALGRELTFVDQNDTQALAEMAKHAPDADSVKLMIPGVCGLESPAYVPTMERIAGTPARTFQQWAQEHVSAFRLARAA encoded by the coding sequence ATGATCGTCGTGACCGGAGCCAATGGAAATGTCGGCAGCGCGCTGGTGCGGAATCTGCGGCGAGCAGGCCACGCCACCCGGGCCGTGACGCGGGACGCGAAGCGGACGGTGGTGCCCGAGGGCACCGAGGTCGTGACCGGCGACCTGACGAAGGCGGAGTCCCTGCGGCCCGCGCTGCAAGGGGCACAGGCGCTGTTCCTCCTGATGACCGCGGGCGACGTGGCCAACCGCGTGGACCTGCCCGCCGTGCTCGCCCTGGCGCGCGAAGCGGGGGTGAAGCGCGCGGTGGTGGTGTCCTCCCTCCTCGCTGGCACGCATCCCCACACCGTGCCGGGCGGCGGCGCCCTCATGGGGGAGCAGCTCGTGCGGGAGAGCGGGCTGGAGTGGACGATTCTGCGGCCCTGGGAGTTCGCCTCGAATGTGATGGCCTGGGTGCCCTCCATCCAGGCCGAGGGCGTCGTGCGCGTGGTCACCTCGGGTCTGGCCTCCGCGGCGGTGCACCCCGGTGACATCGCCGACGTGGCGTTCCACGCGCTCACCGAGCCGGGCCACGCGGGCGCCATCTACCCGCTCACCGGGCCCCAGGCGCTCACGCCCCAGCAGAAGGTCCACGCCCTCAGCGTGGCCCTCGGCCGGGAGCTGACCTTCGTCGACCAGAACGACACCCAGGCGCTCGCCGAGATGGCAAAGCACGCCCCGGACGCGGACTCCGTGAAGCTGATGATTCCGGGCGTCTGCGGCCTCGAGAGCCCCGCGTATGTCCCCACGATGGAGCGAATCGCGGGCACTCCGGCCCGCACCTTCCAGCAGTGGGCCCAGGAGCACGTGAGCGCCTTCCGTCTGGCTCGGGCGGCGTGA